Proteins encoded within one genomic window of Streptomyces kaniharaensis:
- a CDS encoding bacterial proteasome activator family protein produces the protein MTNPMNEQSQDGQKILIVGPDGLPVGSASPAGDDEGDAPRELPVTEMVEQPAKVMRIGSMIKQLLEEVRAAPLDEASRARLKDIHASSIKELELGLAPELVAELERLSLPFTEDSIPTEAELRIAQAQLVGWLEGLFHGIQTALFAQQMAARAQLEQMRRALPPGLHGGEADEDEPGHGRGIRSGPYL, from the coding sequence ATGACGAATCCGATGAACGAGCAGTCGCAGGACGGCCAGAAGATCCTGATCGTCGGGCCGGACGGGCTGCCCGTGGGCTCGGCCAGCCCGGCGGGGGACGACGAGGGCGATGCGCCGCGTGAGCTCCCGGTGACCGAGATGGTCGAGCAGCCCGCCAAGGTCATGCGGATCGGCAGCATGATCAAGCAGCTGCTGGAGGAGGTCCGGGCGGCGCCCCTCGACGAGGCCAGCCGGGCGCGGCTGAAGGACATCCACGCGAGCTCCATCAAGGAGCTGGAGCTCGGCCTGGCCCCCGAGCTGGTCGCCGAGCTGGAGCGGCTGTCCCTCCCGTTCACCGAGGACAGCATCCCGACCGAGGCGGAGCTGCGGATCGCGCAGGCCCAGCTGGTCGGCTGGCTGGAGGGCCTGTTCCACGGCATCCAGACGGCGCTGTTCGCCCAGCAGATGGCGGCGCGGGCGCAGCTGGAGCAGATGCGCCGGGCGCTGCCGCCCGGGCTGCACGGCGGCGAGGCGGACGAGGACGAGCCGGGCCACGGCCGCGGCATCCGTTCCGGCCCGTACCTGTAG
- the manA gene encoding mannose-6-phosphate isomerase, class I: MDRLVNTVRPYAWGSVTALPELLGREPTGEPQAELWMGAHPGDPSRADRGDGPQRLDELIAADPEGELGAAAVARFGPALPFLFKILAAGIPLSIQAHPTLDQARAGFAAENALGIPLDAPERNYRDANHKPELVCALGEFEGLCGFRPAAEAAGLLAGLAVPGLDPIIDLLAAEDESEALRSALAAILTMDDGTAEKTIRETAEALALTGPYGDYAPYRRIARDFPGDRGLIAGILLNHVRLRAGEALYLGAGVPHAYLHGVCVELQANSDNVLRAGLTPKHIDVPELMKVVVFEAGAPAVLHPAPVPGTPGEDLYPVPIDEFRLSRFVLDGTDREIDGRTPQILLCTAGSARLTAPDGTALTLARGESAFLPATGTPTRLSGSATTLFRATVTL, translated from the coding sequence ATGGACCGGCTCGTCAACACCGTCCGCCCGTACGCCTGGGGGTCGGTCACCGCCCTCCCCGAACTGCTCGGACGGGAACCCACCGGCGAACCGCAGGCCGAGCTGTGGATGGGCGCCCACCCCGGTGACCCGTCCCGCGCCGACCGGGGCGACGGACCGCAACGGCTGGACGAGCTCATCGCCGCCGACCCGGAGGGCGAACTCGGCGCCGCGGCCGTCGCCCGCTTCGGCCCCGCCCTGCCGTTCCTGTTCAAGATCCTCGCGGCGGGCATTCCGCTGTCCATCCAGGCCCACCCCACACTCGACCAGGCCCGGGCCGGCTTCGCCGCCGAGAACGCCCTCGGCATCCCGCTGGACGCCCCCGAGCGGAACTACCGCGACGCCAACCACAAGCCCGAACTCGTCTGCGCGCTGGGCGAGTTCGAAGGCCTCTGCGGGTTCCGCCCGGCCGCCGAGGCGGCCGGGCTGCTGGCCGGGCTCGCCGTCCCGGGGCTCGACCCGATCATCGACCTGCTGGCCGCCGAGGACGAGTCCGAGGCGCTGCGCAGCGCCCTGGCCGCGATCCTCACGATGGACGACGGGACCGCCGAGAAGACCATCCGGGAGACCGCCGAGGCGCTGGCCCTCACCGGTCCGTACGGCGACTACGCGCCCTACCGCCGGATCGCCCGGGATTTCCCCGGCGACCGCGGGCTGATCGCCGGGATCCTGCTCAACCACGTCCGGCTCCGAGCCGGCGAGGCGCTCTACCTCGGCGCCGGCGTGCCGCACGCCTATCTGCACGGCGTCTGCGTCGAGCTCCAGGCCAACTCCGACAACGTCCTGCGCGCGGGGCTCACCCCGAAGCACATCGACGTGCCCGAGCTCATGAAGGTGGTCGTGTTCGAGGCGGGCGCCCCCGCCGTCCTCCACCCCGCCCCGGTGCCCGGCACCCCCGGCGAGGATCTCTACCCCGTGCCGATCGACGAGTTCCGCCTGTCCCGCTTCGTCCTGGACGGCACCGACCGCGAGATCGACGGCCGCACCCCCCAGATCCTCCTCTGCACCGCCGGCTCCGCCCGCCTCACCGCCCCGGACGGCACCGCCCTCACCCTCGCCCGCGGCGAGTCGGCCTTCCTCCCCGCCACCGGCACCCCCACCCGCCTCTCCGGCAGCGCGACCACCCTCT
- a CDS encoding molybdopterin molybdotransferase MoeA, translating into MAWSQARETARRAGLRPLPPVGLPLAAALGHTLAEPLTALTDLPAFDTSAMDGWAVAGPGPWRVAGRLLAGQAAVAPLTDGTAVEIATGAQLPHGATAVLRREHGTTDGTLLRDCGPRPLTTGQDVRPRGQECRRGEALLPGGTPVGPAVLGLAAASGHDRLVVRRRPVVELLVLGDELLASGVPGPGLVRDALGPLLPPWLRASGAEVVEVRAVRDDFGLLRDALRHSTADVVVTTGGTAAGPVDFLHRALVEAGARLLVDGVAIRPGHPMLLAELPSAELPGTRHLVGLPGNPLAAVAGTVTLALPLLHARSGRSAGGPAPAPAAVDLPGHPTDTRLVPVRRTADGVVPLAFDGPAMLRGLARAEALAVVPPGGAAAGDLVELLATP; encoded by the coding sequence ATGGCCTGGTCGCAGGCCCGCGAGACCGCCCGCCGGGCGGGGCTGCGCCCGCTGCCGCCGGTCGGCCTGCCGCTCGCCGCCGCCCTCGGCCACACCCTCGCCGAACCGCTCACCGCCCTCACCGACCTGCCCGCCTTCGACACCTCCGCGATGGACGGCTGGGCCGTCGCCGGGCCGGGCCCCTGGCGGGTGGCCGGGCGGCTGCTGGCCGGCCAGGCCGCGGTGGCGCCGCTGACCGACGGCACCGCCGTCGAGATCGCCACCGGTGCCCAGCTGCCGCACGGCGCCACCGCCGTCCTGCGCCGCGAACACGGCACGACGGACGGCACGCTGCTGCGCGACTGCGGCCCCAGGCCGCTGACCACCGGTCAGGACGTCCGCCCGCGCGGCCAGGAGTGCCGCCGCGGTGAGGCGTTGCTGCCCGGCGGCACCCCGGTCGGCCCGGCCGTGCTCGGCCTGGCGGCCGCCAGCGGCCACGACCGGCTCGTGGTCCGCCGCCGCCCGGTCGTCGAACTGCTCGTCCTCGGCGACGAGTTGCTCGCCTCCGGGGTGCCCGGGCCGGGCCTGGTCCGGGACGCGCTCGGCCCGCTGCTGCCGCCCTGGCTGCGAGCCTCCGGCGCCGAGGTGGTCGAAGTCCGCGCCGTACGCGACGACTTCGGCCTGCTCCGGGACGCCCTCCGGCACTCCACCGCCGACGTCGTCGTCACGACCGGCGGGACCGCCGCCGGCCCGGTCGACTTCCTGCACCGCGCACTCGTCGAGGCCGGTGCCCGACTGCTCGTCGACGGCGTCGCCATCCGGCCCGGCCACCCCATGCTGCTCGCCGAACTCCCCTCGGCCGAACTCCCCGGCACGCGCCACCTGGTGGGCCTGCCCGGCAACCCGCTGGCCGCCGTCGCCGGGACCGTCACCCTCGCGCTGCCGCTGCTGCACGCCCGCAGCGGCCGGTCCGCCGGCGGACCGGCCCCCGCACCCGCCGCCGTCGACCTGCCCGGGCACCCGACGGACACCCGGCTGGTGCCCGTCCGGCGCACCGCCGACGGTGTCGTGCCGCTCGCCTTCGACGGGCCGGCCATGCTGCGCGGCCTCGCGCGGGCCGAGGCGCTCGCCGTCGTCCCGCCCGGTGGCGCGGCGGCCGGGGACCTCGTGGAGCTGCTGGCGACTCCGTGA
- a CDS encoding protein kinase domain-containing protein, giving the protein MSEHGNAAVEGYSLGNGRYVLQRLLGEGGMASVHLAYDSVLDRQVALKSMHSELGRDDSFKERFRREAQAVARLEHPNIVTVYDSGEDIAADGSSTPYIVMQLIDGKGLREAINDAIGQYGAMPTEEALKVTVGVLNALEASHDMGLVHRDIKPGNVMFDRKGNVKVMDFGIARALESGVTSMTQTGMVVGTPQYLSPEQALGKPVDARSDLYSVGVMLFEMLTGQLVFDGDSAFSIAYKHVQEEPPAPSTINRSVTPAVDAFVAQALRKDPAHRFPSAAAMRDEAERLIAELKGGGGHSLQASTPLVINEGPRSVHAAPHTPQTPPPFQQQQPYQTPPPAYQTPQPQFLQQGGVQQPYQTPPPAYRTPQPFQQPAHTPPPRPMPQPVPPYRPNPTPAPSGGGCSTAAVVIAIIVGVLVLAGIIIAIVINKAKTENTKTKYGHGERPAAVLVLDAPSDRNGLL; this is encoded by the coding sequence ATGAGCGAGCACGGCAACGCGGCGGTCGAGGGCTACTCCCTGGGCAACGGCCGCTACGTGTTGCAGCGGCTGCTGGGCGAGGGCGGCATGGCCTCCGTGCACCTCGCGTACGACAGCGTGCTGGACCGGCAGGTCGCGCTGAAGAGCATGCACAGCGAGCTGGGCCGGGACGACTCGTTCAAGGAGCGGTTCCGCCGCGAGGCCCAGGCGGTGGCCCGGCTGGAGCACCCCAACATCGTCACGGTGTACGACAGCGGCGAGGACATCGCCGCGGACGGCTCCAGCACGCCGTACATCGTCATGCAGCTGATCGACGGCAAGGGCCTGCGCGAGGCGATCAACGACGCGATCGGCCAGTACGGCGCGATGCCGACCGAGGAGGCCCTGAAGGTCACCGTCGGCGTGCTGAACGCGCTGGAGGCCTCGCACGACATGGGCCTGGTGCACCGCGACATCAAGCCCGGCAACGTCATGTTCGACCGCAAGGGCAATGTCAAGGTCATGGACTTCGGCATCGCCCGGGCGCTGGAGTCCGGCGTCACCTCGATGACGCAGACCGGCATGGTGGTCGGCACGCCGCAGTATCTGTCGCCGGAGCAGGCGCTCGGCAAGCCGGTGGACGCCCGTTCCGACCTGTACTCGGTCGGCGTGATGCTGTTCGAGATGCTCACCGGCCAGCTGGTCTTCGACGGCGACTCGGCGTTCTCGATCGCCTACAAGCACGTGCAGGAGGAGCCGCCGGCGCCGTCCACGATCAACCGGTCGGTCACGCCGGCGGTGGACGCGTTCGTCGCCCAGGCGCTGCGCAAGGACCCGGCGCACCGCTTCCCGAGCGCCGCGGCGATGCGCGACGAGGCGGAGCGGCTGATCGCGGAGCTGAAGGGCGGCGGCGGGCACTCGCTGCAGGCCAGCACCCCGCTGGTGATCAACGAGGGCCCGCGCTCGGTGCACGCCGCGCCGCACACCCCGCAGACCCCGCCGCCCTTCCAGCAGCAGCAGCCGTACCAGACGCCGCCGCCGGCCTACCAGACGCCGCAGCCCCAGTTCCTCCAGCAGGGAGGGGTGCAGCAGCCGTACCAGACGCCGCCGCCCGCGTACCGCACGCCGCAGCCCTTCCAGCAGCCGGCGCACACCCCGCCGCCGCGCCCGATGCCGCAGCCGGTGCCGCCGTACCGGCCGAACCCGACCCCCGCGCCCAGCGGCGGCGGCTGCTCCACGGCCGCGGTGGTCATCGCGATCATCGTCGGTGTGCTCGTCCTGGCGGGCATCATCATCGCGATCGTGATCAACAAGGCCAAGACCGAGAACACCAAGACCAAGTACGGGCACGGCGAGCGGCCCGCCGCGGTGCTGGTGCTGGACGCCCCGTCCGACCGGAATGGCCTGCTCTGA
- the mobA gene encoding molybdenum cofactor guanylyltransferase codes for MTPYDVIVPAGGAARRLGGADKPGLTVGETTLLDRVLAACTGAHTTVVVGPARPTARTGVRWTREQPPGGGPVAAVAAGLDLVTAETVLLLAADLPFLDRRTVDRLATALDDAGPAVQAAVLVDAGGRDQPLAAAYRTAALRTALAALGDPAGLPLRRLVGGLPRLLVADTDNVAYDCDTWEDLEQARERDRG; via the coding sequence ATGACGCCGTACGACGTGATCGTTCCGGCGGGCGGGGCCGCCCGGCGCCTCGGCGGGGCCGACAAGCCCGGGCTGACCGTCGGCGAGACCACCCTGCTCGACCGGGTCCTCGCCGCCTGCACCGGCGCCCACACCACCGTCGTGGTCGGCCCGGCCCGGCCCACCGCCCGCACCGGCGTCCGCTGGACCCGCGAGCAGCCGCCCGGCGGCGGGCCGGTCGCCGCCGTCGCGGCCGGGCTCGACCTCGTCACCGCCGAGACCGTCCTGCTGCTCGCCGCCGACCTGCCGTTCCTGGACCGGAGGACCGTCGACCGGCTCGCCACCGCCCTCGACGACGCCGGCCCGGCCGTCCAGGCCGCCGTCCTGGTCGACGCCGGCGGCCGCGACCAGCCGCTCGCCGCCGCCTACCGCACCGCCGCCCTGCGCACCGCCCTGGCCGCCCTCGGCGACCCGGCCGGCCTCCCGCTGCGCCGCCTCGTCGGCGGCCTCCCCCGGCTGCTGGTCGCGGACACCGACAACGTCGCGTACGACTGCGACACCTGGGAGGACCTCGAACAGGCCCGGGAACGCGACCGGGGGTAG
- a CDS encoding polyprenol monophosphomannose synthase: MTVNQPRFADLGKVLVIIPTFNEAENVERIVGRVRASVPEAHVLVADDNSPDGTGELADKLAAEDAHVHVMHRKGKEGLGAAYLAGFRWGIDNGYDVLVEMDADGSHQPEELDRLLGALRGADLVLGSRWVPGGRVVNWPKSRLLLSRGGSTYSRLMLGVPIRDVTGGYRAFRKETLLGLGMDEVASAGYCFQVDLAWRTVKAGFKVAEVPITFVERELGASKMSRNIVVEALWRVTSWGISDRVARLRGVKRR; the protein is encoded by the coding sequence GTGACCGTGAACCAGCCGCGTTTTGCTGACCTCGGCAAGGTGCTGGTGATCATTCCGACCTTCAACGAGGCGGAGAACGTCGAGCGGATCGTCGGCCGGGTCCGCGCCTCGGTGCCCGAGGCGCACGTCCTGGTCGCCGACGACAACAGCCCCGACGGCACCGGCGAACTGGCCGACAAGCTCGCCGCCGAGGACGCCCACGTGCACGTCATGCACCGCAAGGGCAAGGAGGGCCTGGGCGCCGCCTACCTCGCGGGTTTCCGCTGGGGCATCGACAACGGCTACGACGTCCTCGTCGAGATGGACGCGGACGGCTCGCACCAGCCCGAGGAATTGGACCGGCTGCTGGGCGCGCTGCGCGGCGCCGACCTGGTGCTCGGCTCGCGCTGGGTGCCCGGCGGCCGCGTGGTGAACTGGCCGAAGTCCCGCCTGCTGCTGTCCCGCGGCGGCTCGACGTACTCGCGCCTGATGCTCGGCGTGCCGATCCGGGACGTCACCGGCGGCTACCGGGCGTTCCGCAAGGAGACGCTGCTCGGGCTGGGCATGGACGAGGTGGCCTCGGCCGGGTACTGCTTCCAGGTCGACCTGGCCTGGCGCACCGTGAAGGCCGGGTTCAAGGTGGCCGAGGTGCCGATCACCTTCGTCGAGCGCGAGCTGGGCGCGTCCAAGATGAGCCGCAACATCGTGGTCGAGGCGCTGTGGCGGGTGACCTCCTGGGGCATCTCCGACCGGGTGGCCCGGCTGCGGGGCGTGAAGAGGCGCTGA
- a CDS encoding NAD(P)H-quinone oxidoreductase, whose amino-acid sequence MHAMTIPVPGGPEALVWAEVPDPELGEGEVLVEVAATAVNRADLLQRQGFYNPPPGASSYPGLECSGRIAALGPGVSGWAVGDEVCALLAGGGYAQRVAVPVGQLLPLPKGLGFEEAAALPEVACTVWSNVFLTAHLRPGETVLVHGGASGIGTMAIQLAKAVGARVAVTAGSAEKLARCVELGADIAINYREQDFVEALREATDGAGADVILDIMGARYLQRNVDALAVNGRLVIIGLQGGVKGELDLNTLLRKRGAVVATNLRGRPLAEKAAIVAAVREHVWPLVESGVVRPVIDRVLPLTDAGAGHRVLEAGEQVGKVVLRA is encoded by the coding sequence ATGCATGCGATGACGATTCCCGTACCCGGCGGCCCCGAGGCTCTCGTCTGGGCCGAGGTGCCCGACCCGGAGCTCGGCGAGGGCGAGGTCCTGGTCGAGGTGGCGGCCACCGCCGTCAACCGCGCCGACCTGCTCCAGCGGCAGGGCTTCTACAACCCGCCGCCCGGCGCGTCGAGCTACCCCGGGCTCGAATGCTCCGGGCGGATCGCCGCCCTCGGGCCGGGCGTCTCCGGCTGGGCCGTCGGCGACGAGGTGTGCGCGCTGCTGGCGGGCGGCGGATACGCGCAGCGCGTGGCCGTGCCGGTCGGGCAGCTGCTGCCGCTGCCCAAGGGGCTGGGCTTCGAGGAGGCCGCCGCGCTGCCCGAGGTGGCCTGCACGGTGTGGTCCAACGTGTTCCTCACCGCCCACCTGCGGCCCGGCGAGACGGTGCTGGTGCACGGCGGCGCCAGCGGCATCGGGACGATGGCGATCCAGCTGGCCAAGGCCGTCGGCGCCCGGGTGGCGGTCACGGCGGGCAGCGCCGAGAAGCTCGCCCGGTGCGTCGAGCTCGGCGCCGACATCGCGATCAACTACCGCGAGCAGGACTTCGTCGAGGCCCTCCGGGAAGCCACCGACGGGGCCGGGGCGGACGTGATCCTGGACATCATGGGCGCCAGGTACCTCCAGCGGAACGTGGACGCGCTGGCCGTCAACGGGCGGCTGGTGATCATCGGACTGCAGGGCGGGGTGAAGGGCGAGCTCGACCTCAACACGCTGCTGCGCAAGCGCGGCGCGGTCGTCGCCACCAACCTGCGCGGGCGTCCGCTCGCGGAGAAGGCGGCGATCGTGGCGGCGGTGCGGGAGCACGTCTGGCCGCTGGTCGAGTCCGGGGTGGTCCGGCCGGTGATCGACCGCGTGCTGCCGCTGACCGACGCCGGGGCCGGGCACCGGGTGCTGGAGGCAGGGGAGCAGGTCGGCAAGGTGGTGCTGCGGGCCTGA